From Acidimicrobiales bacterium:
TCCGCTGGTCGAAGCCCGTGTCCCGCATGCGGGGCTGGCCCACCCACAGCACCAGCCGGCCGTCGCCCCGGAGCTGGTCCATCACCACCCCGACCCGGCGCCGGTACTCGGCCTGCCACTCCGGGCTGGAGGGCTGGTACGGCGCGCCGTCGATGTCCATGCCCTGGGAGTCGTTGGCCCCGAACATGACCACCACGGCCTCGGGCCGGGTGGGCAGCACCTCGTCGCGGAAGTAGGCCGGCCAGTCGAAGAAGTCGGGCCGGGTCAGGCCCGAGCTGACCTGGGGGTGGGTGGCCAGCTCCACCTCGGGCCGGGCGGCCACGGCCTCCTCCACCGACTGGGCCAGCTCGATGGTCATGGAGTCGCCCCCCAGCCACATCCGCAGGGGCGCCGCCGTCGTCGGCGCCCGCCTCGTGATGGCCGGTCCCTCGGCCGGCTCCGTCGGGGCCACCGCCACCTCGTCGAAGGTGGCCGAGCCGGAGCGGGGCCCGTCCGAGCAGTCGTGCACCTCCTTGTCGGCCGCGTCGCGGATCTCGGCCCGGACGTCCTTGAGGTGGGTGATGCGGCCCACCGCGCAGAACGGCGCCACCGCGGTAGCGGCCACGTCGCGCTTCCACCCCACCGGCTGGCGGGTGGCCAGCTCGAAGAGGCCATCGGCGTTGAGCACGGCGGCCAGCAGCAGGGCCACGGACCCGATCACCAGCACCCGCCCGGCGGGGATGGGCCGGGAGCCGGCCAGGTCGTGGTAGCGCAGCGAGCGGGGCTCGGACCGGTCCCGGGCCGCGTCCGGCGGGTCGACCTCCAGGTGGGGCTCGTCCCCGGGCCGGTGGCCGGTCACGACACCCGGACCTCCCACGGCGAGTCGGTGACCTCCGCCGTCAGCAACCACCCGCCCGGCACCCGGGTGGCCTCGGGCTCGGCGGTGCCGTCCGCCTC
This genomic window contains:
- a CDS encoding DUF459 domain-containing protein: MTGHRPGDEPHLEVDPPDAARDRSEPRSLRYHDLAGSRPIPAGRVLVIGSVALLLAAVLNADGLFELATRQPVGWKRDVAATAVAPFCAVGRITHLKDVRAEIRDAADKEVHDCSDGPRSGSATFDEVAVAPTEPAEGPAITRRAPTTAAPLRMWLGGDSMTIELAQSVEEAVAARPEVELATHPQVSSGLTRPDFFDWPAYFRDEVLPTRPEAVVVMFGANDSQGMDIDGAPYQPSSPEWQAEYRRRVGVVMDQLRGDGRLVLWVGQPRMRDTGFDQRMATLDRIYAQEAEDRPWVRFLDSRAILSPDGEGYQATADGVSLRQGDGIHLDRAGADLLAEAVLDAVEAEVMATSPP